Proteins from a single region of Xiphophorus maculatus strain JP 163 A chromosome 22, X_maculatus-5.0-male, whole genome shotgun sequence:
- the LOC102224601 gene encoding non-structural maintenance of chromosomes element 4 homolog A-like produces MRKARAGGDDEAVRQNGSSSRRRTDQHPGDGEDHDSSSGGVQDDDDDNDLGLRREIRSKYRDLINSVQQNREDMLSPSNNKLTEVLEEANKLFKDVRQAREAALDAQLLVVATDLGKEKASQLFSEGSAFDPSAFAEHLLSFMGLNRLEDEDDEPPNGCASDGYLPKDAWHRLARRAECCFRTAPSFHYMMGSFYTEPPPPKQRIERQRKAPSKEAKRIMPTQLKKMEESHQEATEKEVERILGYLKSYYQDDPSPISYYEFVIDPNSFSRTVENIFHTSFLIRDGLARLKLDSDKLPCIEPVEEEEVEAAGSFSRKQCIVSISPKIWRELIDVFEIKETIIQPPETQSE; encoded by the exons ATGAGGAAGGCCAGAGCGGGCGGTGACGATGAAGCTGTCCGGCAGAACGGGTCGTCCAGCCGGAGGAGAACCGATCAACACCCGGGTGATGGAGAGGACCATGACTCGAGCTCCGGTGGTGTGCAAGACGACGATGATGACAACGATCTGGGCCTCAGGAGAGAAATCCGAAGCAAATACAGGGACCTCATCAACTCAGTTCAAC aaaacagagaagacATGCTGAGTCCTTCCAACAACAAGCTCACAGAAGTCTTAGAAGAGgcaaataaacttttcaaagaTG TTCGACAGGCAAGAGAGGCGGCACTCGATGCTCAGCTTCTCGTTGTGGCCACAGACTTGGGAAAAGAGAAAGCCAGTCAACTGTTTTCCGAGGGGAGTGCTTTTGATCCCTCTGCTTTTGCTGAACATCTG TTGTCCTTCATGGGTCTTAACCGTCTGGAGGACGAGGACGATGAGCCGCCGAATGGCTGTGCCAGCGATGGCTACCTCCCCAAAGACGCCTGGCACCGGCTGGCCAGGAGAGCCGAGTGCTGTTTCAGGACGGCGCCTTCTTTCCACTACAT GATGGGATCTTTCTATACGGAGCCACCGCCTCCGAAGCAGAGAATAGAGCGGCAAAGGAAAGCACCAAGCAAAGAAGCCAAGAGGATAATGCCCACTCAG cTAAAGAAAATGGAAGAATCTCATCAAGAAGCTACAGAGAAAGAGGTTGAAAGAATCCTGGGATATCTGAAGAGTTATTATCAAGATGACC CATCACCAATATCATATTATGAATTTGTCATCGACCCCAACTCGTTTTCACGGACAGTGGAGAACATTTTCCACACTTCTTTTCTCATAAGG gaTGGTTTGGCACGTCTCAAGTTGGATAGTGACAAGTTGCCTTGTATAG aACCAGTAGAGGAAGAAGAGGTGGAGGCTGCAGGTTCATTCAGCCGCAAACAGTGCATTGTTTCTATCAGCCCAAAAATATGGAGG GAGCTAATAGATGTTTTTGAAATCAAAGAGACAATAATTCAGCCTCCGGAGACGCAGAGCGAGTGA